The uncultured Mailhella sp. genome segment CGGCCGTATTCCGTGCTGTTGTCGGCAATGGGAGAACTTTCTCCGTAGCCCACGGCCTGAATTCTGCCTGCCGCAATTCCGCGCTGAACAAGGGCGTTTTTCACGCTCTGGGCGCGGCGTTCGGAAAGCTGCTGATTGTAGGCGTCGGAGCCGGTGCTGTCGGTGTGGCCGGCAATGAGAATGGTGGTCTGCGGGTAGGCGGAGAGCACCTGCGCCACGCGGTCGAGCTCGGAGTAGAGGCCGGGACGGATGCTGGAGGAGTTCACGTCGAAGGTGAAGTCGCTCTTGAAGGTGAGGGCAAGGGCGTTGCCTTCGCGCTGAACGGCCACGGCTTCGGAGTTGGCCAGCGCCTGACGCATGTCGTTTTCCTGCTTGTCCATCATGGCTCCGACGCCGGTTCCCGCAAGGCCGCCGATGACGGCGCCTGCGGCCGTGCCGATGAGCGTGGACTTGGTGTTGCCGCCGATGATCTGACCGAGAATGGCTCCGGCGGCTGCTCCTCCGGCGGTTCCGTAGGCTGCGCCTCTGCCGGTGTTGCTTTGCATGGCGCAGCCGCTGCCGAGCAGCAGCGTGGCAATGAGTCCGAGCGTGCAGAGTTTTTTCATGGAGTATTCCTTCCTTGCTTTTTGGGATGAAAGATGCGCGTTTTCGCCGGACATGTTTGCGGCAACGGAGCTGAAACACGTCGGAAAAGCGCAAGTTCGCGAAAAGAATAGCCGCGACCATGGCAAAAGGCAAACACGCGGTCTGAGTACGCTTGAAGCACCTGCGGGAAGCGTGTTTTCCGTCATGCAGAAAGGAAGAAAGAAAAAGTTATGGAATTTCCATGGATAGCTCGATCCGTGCATGGCCGGAGAATGACGCTCGACCGCGAAAGGACAAAAAATCAGTTGCCTTAAGATCTTCCCGAAAGCCTTTCAAAGTGTTTCAAGAGCCGGAAAGAGTTTGAAACATGACTTTTCGGGGAACTGTGCTATAAAAATAGCATGCAGGTTGCCTCTTCCCCCTTGGAAAACCTTTGCATATTCTCTTGTGTCTGCTTTCCTCCTGTGTGCCGGTCTGGTCGAGACCTCCTCCGATCAGACCGGTGTTGCGTTAACAGACGGGAGCGCTGCGGCCGGAAGTCGTGTTCAACGCGTTTTCGGGTATCGGGCAGAGTGGCTCGTGTCGCCGAGGCGTCGCTCCTGAAGGACTCATACGGTACAGCGGACGGACCTCTGCATACGGAGCACGGCGTTGCCGGAAACGGGTAGGACGCTCATGGCGCTGCGCAAGGTAGCGAAACACGGAGAAAGAGTTTGAAACGTGACCTTTTTACCTCTTCCGGCTAGAAGATAAGCGTTGACGGTCACGCCGAGACCTCGTGACCCGAAACCTTCCATACCCTCCTCTTTTTGTTTTCCTCTGCACGACCAGCCTGCCGACTATCCCGGACAGGCTGGTTTTTTTTATTTAAAACACTGTATCTTTCGAAGAAGACAAGAGAAGTTTTGATGAAAATAGATAAAAAGTTGTGCAAAAACTTTTGATAAGGACAAAAGTCATGTCTTTAAAGCGCAGCATTGCTTTTTTTATGAGAATTAGATACGCAATATGTTTTTTATGCAGACAATATTATCCATTATGTTATTTATTATTCATTGAGTTGTTGATTTTTGTGCGTACATCAGTATGTTTTTCATGGAATGACTCAGCCAAAATACAGTAAACAGGCAGCAGTTGACTTTTTCATGCCCATTGCTAGAACAGTAAAAAATTTTTTGAAAATTCATGATGTTAGGTAAAAAGAGGCAATAGATGTCCAACGCGTCGAAACAAGGATCGCTGATATTTCTCTCTTTGCTCTGCTTTGCTCTTGCTGACGTGCGCGACGGCCTGGGACCTTTTCTCGGCGTATATTTGCAGGAACAGAATTGGACGCCCGATGAGATCGGCTTTGTCATGACTGCGGGAGGGCTGGCCGAACTGTTCTGCATCACGCCGCTCGGGGCGCTGGCCGATCACACGCGGCACAAGCGCAGACTCATTGCGGCAAGCGTATGTCTTATCGTGGCGGGCTGCGGACTGGTCTTTGTGCAGAGCGGCGCGGCGGCCGCCGGTTTCTCCCGACTTCTTCAAAGCATCGCGGCGGCGGCCATTGCTCCCGCGCTTACCGGCATCACGCTGGGCATGGTGGGGCAGAATGGGCTTACCGCCAGGCTCGGCCGAAACGAAGCCTGGAGCCATGCCGGCAACGCCTCGACCGCCGTGCTCGGAGGAACGGTAGGATACTTTTTCGGCATTCCCGGCGTGTTCTTCGTGATGGCGGTCATGGGAGCGCTGGCCTTGTTCAGTCTGGCCCGCATCAATCCCGAGCATATCGACTATGCCGCCGCGCGCGGTCTTGAACCTTCGGAGTCGCCGAGCAGGGAGCGGCCCGCGCGGAATTTTCGTCTGCTCTTTGTGGACAAAGGTCTGCTTGCCGTAGCAGTCACGCTGTTTTTCTTCCATCTCGGCAATGCGGCGCTGCTGCCTCTTCTGGGGCAGTCCGCCGTTGCCAGGTTCAGTGTGAACGGCGCGGCCTACACGGCGGGAACCGTAGTGCTGGCGCAGGCCACCATGATAGTCATGGCGCTCTGGGGCGCGAAAGTCGCCCAGAAAAAAGGCTACGGATGGCTTTTTCTTCTGGCTCTGCTGGCGCTTCCGATTCGCGGATGCATTGCCGGATTGTGGGAAAGTCCGTGGAACATCATTCCCGTGCAGATGCTCGACGGCGTCGGCGCCGGTCTTCTGGGCGTGGCTACGCCGGGCATTGTTGCGCGTCTGCTTCAGGGCAGCGGACATATCAACATGGGCCTCGGCATGGTGCTTACCGTTCAGGGCGTAGGAGCTTCGTTGAGCAATACCTACGGCGGGCTTTTTGCTCATCATGTCAGCTACAGCGCAGCTTTTCTTGCGCTTGCCGCGGCTCCGTGCGTGGGGCTTGCCGTCTTCATTGCGGCAACCAGGCTCTTGCCTTCCTTTGCCGGAACATTGAAGCCGACCAGTGCGGGGCGCTCGGAATAGACGTTCGAGGCGCGGGCGGAGAAAGAGCCAGGGCCGTCAGAATTTGTGCACCGTTATTTTCTTCGGGCGTTCCAGTGTGCGGCAACGGCGTTTGCCATGTGCTCATGGCCGCATCTGTTGAGGTGTATGCCGTCAAAGGAAAGATACTCAGGGCCGATGACGGGACGAAAGTCGATGTATTCCGTGCCGTCGTTCAGGCACTGCTGCAGAAGGGCGCAGGCAAATTCGGCGTAGGCGGAGCGCACGATGTCCATGTCGATGGGGCCTTCGCACCAGGCTTCCGAAACATTTGGAGAAATCTGCATGGGAATCCCCACCACGGGCCGGATTCCCAGGTTCACGGCGCGTTCGCATATGCTGCGAATGTCCGCAAGCGGCACGGAAACGGGCATACCCATGAAAAAATTGTTCAGGCCTCCCATGACGAGAACTTCGTCGCCGTAGAGCTGCTGTTCCGCCATTTCTCCGGTGGTCGCACCGTTGACTCCCTTGTTGATGAACTCATGCCCCGTAAGCTGCGAAGCCAGCGCGCACCACGTTTCCGAACGGCCGACGCCATAACCGTAGGTAAGGCTGTCGCCTATGCAAAGAATGTTCATGATCGTGCCTCGAAAGGTGGTTGAGTCAGTATGCACAGCCGTCATCATGAAGTCTTTTTTATCCCTCTGCAAGCCGTTTCAAGCGCATTGAAATCATGTCAGATAAGCGTGCTGCACGACGTTCGGTTTTTCCACAGGGGGCCACACTTTTCTAAAAGGAAAACTGAGCCGGCAGCTTATTGACTCCTCTAATGAAAAGCATTCATTAGGATGCATGCCGAAAAGAGTCCTGGGATGTTATATGTATCAATTTATACATCAATTGAGTAAATAATATGTATAATAAAAAACAAAACAATCATATTATTTGATGGTATTTGTATGAGTTATCAATGTAATTTTTTTATAATATATATGTGTTGAATGTTATTTTTTTGTATAAAATAGACTAATTAAAAATAGTTAAATAAAATATGAAGGAGCGTAATCTCTTTTTTTTTTATTTTTATGGTAATGAATTAAAAAATATTATGAAAATCGGATGCCGGATCAACAAAATTTATTCTCAGAGCCTCGTCTGTTTTTTTACTTTCTGTCGGCGTGCGCCATGTGGTCTTTGAATTTTGTCATTTTTTCTGCTGCAGAGAGGCAGGGTGTATTCGGGATGTGGACGACTGCCGTGAGGTAACGCGATTCAGAGTGAAAGCGATCCTTCAACTGATCGGCAGAAGGAGAGTCCGGCTGATCGAAGAGTTCTCCATGCTTCTCCGCTGTTTTCATGATGGTGGAATACCAGTGAGAAAATTTTCCACGGAACGTTCATAGTCGTTTTTAAACGTTGAAAGCTGATCCTGTATTTCAGGGATCAGCTTTCATGATACGAATACGCAGCCTCAAACTGGGAATGGCAAGGCCAGTTTTTGAGTGTACCTGCCTTTATCGGTTATTTGTTTAAGATCTGCCGTGGATTCCGGGTCAAGAAAAAATTATCTCCTTTTCAGATAGTCCACGTTTCCAGCTTCAGCCAGAAGGACGGGCGGCAGCTGTCTGTCAATGATCCGGCAGATTAATGAAAATATAATAAGTAAAGTGTCATCGAGAAGAACCGAAAGGTAGATGTCCATTGGACAGATCTATGCACTGATATGGAATGTTGAAAGATTCAACATTCTTGCGACCTTGTTCAGTTGTTATCAGCGTACCGCCGTTACCGCATACATATCCGTCCATCATGCATACCTGTCCACCAACAATGGTTGAAAACGCTCGCTGATGGTGAAAGTCCAGTATGGAAATGTCGGCATCGGCTCCTATACCAAGATGCCCCTTATTTTTCAGGTTCAGGCAGCGGGAAGGATTCCAGCTGGTTTTCTGTATATAGTCTTTCAGTGAGATTACTCCCCCTGCAACCAGCGCCAGTCCTTGAGATACAAGTACATTTCTGGGGATACTTCCTCCATCCGTGGCCAGGCAGTCCACGGAGAATGTACCATTTTTACGTCGAGAGACGGCCAGTGCAATACGGGACATGGGCGGATTGACGTCAAATCCTCCTCCGATGTTGGTTCCAGATTCAACCCACAGGCGATGGGCTTCCTGTCCAGTTATCCGTACCGTTTCCTCCCCGTATTGAACGAATACAAAGGCAATTCCGTCTAGAATGGCTTGTCCGATTCCTGCTGCACTATTTTCGTACCCGAGCATGTTCAATGTGACACCGGTATTTTTACTGGCCAGCTGCCCACTTTCGTTAATGAGAAAAGAAGTGCCGTTGGAAGCAGCAATATAGGATTCGCTGATGATGGAAGGGTGGCTTTCCAAAAGTTCCTGAGCTTCCATGACTTCTTCCAGCTCATGCCGGATTTGGCCTCGGCAATAGGAGTTTATGTGGGCAAGATGTACAAATTGATCGCCAACAAGTTCGCAGACTTCACGCATTCCTTCAATATTTGATCCATGGGCCGTTGTACCGGCATGCCATGCCGCATATCCCGACCTGTCACGGGCTGCCCGTATAATGTGTTCGGAACCTTCGGGCGTAAGAGGATAGTGGCCGCCCAGTATTTTTATACCTATGGCCCCATGGTCCATGGCATTACTCACAAAATTCTTTGCATCTTCATAGCTCGGATTATTTGAAGCAAGATTTAATCCAGGGGTTGCATCTTCCAGTGTGGCAATATTCAATCCGCGAGCCTGATGCATATTGGCAAGAAGATCAGAGTTAGGACCTGCCATATTGAGTGCTGTGCATACACCTGAACGTGCAAGCATGGCAAATCCACTCTTGTTTCCAAAATTACCGCAGAGATGAACATGCAGATCAATGATTCCAGGTATGGCAAGTTCTTCCCTGAAGTAGAGTACCTGTAGAGCTTTTGAAGGAGAAATTTCTTTTTCAATATCTGCAATTTTTTTATTTTCAATGGCTATATCATAGATTCCTGAAATGTTGTTGATGGGATCTTCTAACCGGACGTTCTTGAGCAGTAGATCAAACATGCTAGCCTCGCCTGGAGAAATTTGAAATTTTAGAGAATGCTAAAAAGATAACTGATTTTATGTCGAATGTCGATATCTTTAAACATATTGAAAAAATATTTTTTGCAGGGAAAAACGACCGCCGCGGGGAGCGCCGGATTAAAATTGTTCCTGAAATGGCGACAAAAAAAACAAAAGTGTTTCAACCAATTGTCGCACGAATTATAACTATTTGAAAAATAACAATTATTATTTTGGCATGTTTCTTGCTAATAATTATCGACAAGCAGGGAAGACTGTCATGAATATCAAAAGGGTTTAATGGCAGATTTTTATAATACACTGAAATATTTTATTATATTTTATTAAAAAATTTTTTCCCAAGCTCTTGACCTAAATTTATTTTTAATGGGAACTGTCGATAATCGACAAAATTTTTGTCGACATCTCGTTGTTTTTTTAACCTATGTCAGGAGAAGAAGAGATGAAACTGAGTGTCGGAAAGTGTTTGGTTGCACTACTTGCGGCTGCGTTCTTGAGTCCTGTCTATGCCAATGCTGCTACTACTCTGACCTACGCATCCAACGGGCCAGAGAAGTCTGTGCGCGGCTATGCGGAAAAGCTTTTCCTGGATGAAATAGAAATTCAATCCAAAGGCCAAATCAAGGTCTCGGCCTTCTGGTCCGATACGCTGGTAACAGGCCCTGAAACACTGAAAGCCATTTCTGACGGTGTTGTTGATATGGGCTTTATCAATGCCAACTTCTATCCCAAAGCACTTCCGTTCAGCAACGCAATTGCGCTTAATGTCTTCGGTCCTACCACCGGTGAAGCGACAGTTGCTCTTTATCAGGAGCTTTATCGCGATGTGCCCGGCCTGAGAGATGAATTTAAACGACATAAGCAGATTCCTGTCTATTTCTTTGCGACGGACTGCAACTCCTTTGCGTCCACCAAGCGTCTGGATGATCTTTCTCAGCTCCGTGGTATGAAGGCCCGTGCGTCCAGCCGCTGGAAGCTGGCAGATTTTGAAGCCATGGGTGCAACTCCTGTTTCCATTGCCTGGGCTGAATGCTATATGGCGCTTCAGACCGGTACTGTGGAAACAATTCTTACTTCTGTGGAATCCCAGCATCGTGGCAGACTGTATGAGGTCGCTCCCTACCTCTGGGTATGGGATAAAATGTGGCTGGCTACGCCTTATATCGTCACAATTAATGAAAAAAAGTTCAACAAGCTGAGCAAGGACCTTCAGGAAGCTGTTCTTCGCGCCGGTGAAGTTGCAAGTCAGAAGTTTGCGAAGAAATATAATACCGATCTGAAGGAAGAGATCGCAGCCATGGAAGCAGCTGGAACCAAGGTAAACTATGCTACGGAAAAAGATTACCAGGCATGGTTGGCTCTTCCTTCCTGCAAGAACAATATTAATGTTTGGATGAACGAAGCAAAGGAGGCCGGACTGTCTGATCCTGAAGGTAACTTCAATAGTATAAGTAAGATTGTCAATAAGTATATCGAGAATGAAGCAAAGAAGTAAATAAAAGAGACAGGGAGCTTTTATTCTGTAAGAATAGTACTGCAAGGTGTTATTGCTGATCAAACTAATTCTTACATCAAACTAGGCTCCCTGTCTTCTTTTATTCAAAAAGGGAGGACCCATGCACGAATTTTTGAAAAGGCTATCAATTTATTCGTCAAGTTTGTGCGGATGGCTGCTTGCGGTTTTAATGGTTATCATTTGTTTTGATATCATTATGCGCACCATAGGGCATCCTATTCTCGGTGTTGCTGAATTATCCATGATTATCATGCTTACTACAGTTTACTTTGGACTGGCCAATTGTGAGCAGGTTCATGGTCATATTGTTGTTGATTTTCTTCTTGAGAGAGTTCCTCCAAAGGTTGCAAAGTTTCTTAGCATAGTATGCGGAGTTTTATGCTTTGGTACGCTTGTCGTGTGTACCTACGCCATGATTTTAAATACAATGGATTCATATGCTGGGGATGAAGCTATGGCTGGTCTTGTTCCTATAGAAATATGGCCTATTAAGGCTCTTATTACTATTGGACTTTTACTCTATACTATACAGACATTAAATAATCTTTTGATTATAATGTCCATCATAAAGCCACAGCTTGATACCGAATAATTATTTCATGTCTCGAAGAGGAGGCAGATATGAGTTTTATGGCAGTAGGCATTATAGCTTCAATCGCGCTGCTGGTTCTGCTTTTTTGCGGCCTTCAGATGGGAATAGATTTTATTCTCGTAGGCCTGGTCGGATTCACGGTTATCATCGGATTCGATGCCGCATGCTCTCTACTTGGTGAAACCCTGTATAATGCCGTAGCATCTTCGACATTCTGTGTTCTTCCGCTCTTTATTTTGATGGGATCCTTTGCTTCCCGCGGTGGTTTTGCCAGACTTGCTTATGAAAGTGTTCATACCATTCTGGCCCGTGTGCCAGGAGCTCTGGCTATTGCCACAACGTTTGGCTGTGCCGTTTTCGGCTCCATATGCGGCTCGACCATTGCCACCGCTACCATTTTTGGACATCTCGCCTATCCGGAAATGAAGCGCTATGGCTATGACAAGAGATTTGCTCTGGGTGCCATCGCCTGCTCTGGTGGCTTTGCCGCTATGATTCCCCCCAGCGGAATGTTTATTTTGTTTGCCATCTTTACAAACCAGTCGGTAGGCAAGCTCTTCCTGGCCGGTATCCTTCCCGGATTCCTGTCTGCGTGTGTGTTTTCCGTCTATATGCTTCTGAGGTCCAAATTCGGTAAAGTTGCTCCTATTCATCCCGATGAATATAAAGTGACGATAAAAAATCGCATGCAGGCCTCATTGAAACTGTGGCCTATTCTCACGCTTTCTTTCATCGTTATGGGCGGTATTTATACCGGTATATTTACTTCCAACGAAGCCGCTGCCGTCGGCGCCATGGGTACTCTTATCTTTGGTCTTGTCAACGGCACTTTGCGCAAGAAGGGAGAGATTACCAAGTCGCTGCGTGAAACTGCACGTTCGACGGCAATGCTGTTTATCATTATCATTGCCTCCATGTATTTCAGCCGGTTCCTTGCAATAACCCGTATACCTACGGAGCTTGCCAATTTCCTCGTCACCTGGGATGTTTCCCCCAATGTCGTCTTCTTTGCCGTTATCGTTGTCTGGGGCATACTTGGTATGCTCATTGCTCAGGCTGCGGTATTTGCAATGACGCTGCCCATTATCTTCCCTGTGCTCGTTGAACTTGGATTTGACCCGATATGGATTTGTGTTATTGCTATGAAGCTGAATGAAATCGCCGGCGTTTCTCCTCCTGTTGGCATCAACTCCTTCGCTCTTGCCGGAGCCACCAATGAGCGCGTGACCGATGTGTTCGCCGGAACCTGGCCTTTCATCACCTGCGATCTCGTCGTTGTTGTCATTCTCTGCTTCTTCCCCCAGATTGCTACATTCCTGCCGTATTCCATGCTTGAATAGGAGCGCTGCATATGGAATTTACACCGACCGTTTCTCAGGAGCAGCTTGTAAAGATCCGTCGAGATCTGCATCGTCATGCGGAGTCAGGCCTTTCTGAGTTCTGGACCACGAGTTATCTGGCTGAACATCTCGCGGCTCTTGGATGTGAAGTTCATCTTGGTGAGGAAGTCATGGATCGCTCCGTCATGATGGGGGTGCCGGATCCGGAGACCCAGGAAGCGCGTCTCAAGGCGGCCCTTGCTCAGGGAGCCGATCCGAAGTGGCTAGACAAGATGAACGGTCTGACTGGTGTTATGGTGGATATTCGTCCCGATCTGCCCATGCATTCGGTATTGAGATTTGATATTGACTGCGTCGATGTCTGTGAAAGTCAGGATGCTGATCACAAGCCGACGGCGGAGGGTTTTGCTTCCATTAATGCCAATGAGTGCCATGCCTGCGCCCATGACGGACATGCAACCATTGGTCTTGGTGTGGCCATGGAACTGATGCGACGCAGGGACAAATTGAAACATAATGTCCGGCTGATATTTGAACCCGCCGAGGAAGGAAGCCGTGGCGCTCGTCCCATGGTCAGTGCCGGGCTTGTAAAGGGAGCCAAGTATTTTCTTGCAGCCCATATAGGAGTCAACTCCACGCAGGATCACGCTCTGGTATGCGGCACGCAGGGATTCTTGGCCACGACGAAGTTCGATGTGGAACTCTTCGGTCTTGCATCCCATTCAGGATCAGATCCTCATAAAGGGCACAACTCATTGTTAGCCGCGGCTACCATGCTACTTAATCTGCATGCCATACCAAGACATGGCCAAGGAGCAAGCCGTATTACTGTGGGTATGATGTCTGGTGGCTCAGGTCGGAATGTCATTCCTGATTATGCAAAGCTTGTCTGCGAAACACGTGGCGCAACAACTGAAATTAATCAGTATATGTTTGATAAGGCAAAGCTTATCATAGAACATGCTGCTGCCATGTATGAGCAGAAAGTAAAAGTTACCATTATGGGATCTGCTGGTAATGCTGTCAGCGACAAAAAAATGATTGATGTCGTGAAGCAGGCTGCCCAAGATGTTCCCTATTTCCATAAAGATCTCATAACGGAGATGGGGCAGGGCTTCGGCACTGACGATGCATGTACGTTCATTACTGCGATCCAAGAACAGGGCGGCTTTGGGACGTATGCCCAGATAGGCAGCAAGCTTCCTGCTGGTCACCATAATCAGCGTTTCGACTTCAATGAAGATTTGCTGCAACCATCTGTAGAACTGTTCTGCCGTTCGACATTC includes the following:
- a CDS encoding OmpA family protein, whose amino-acid sequence is MKKLCTLGLIATLLLGSGCAMQSNTGRGAAYGTAGGAAAGAILGQIIGGNTKSTLIGTAAGAVIGGLAGTGVGAMMDKQENDMRQALANSEAVAVQREGNALALTFKSDFTFDVNSSSIRPGLYSELDRVAQVLSAYPQTTILIAGHTDSTGSDAYNQQLSERRAQSVKNALVQRGIAAGRIQAVGYGESSPIADNSTEYGRQQNRRVEVRINPVQQ
- a CDS encoding amidohydrolase — its product is MEFTPTVSQEQLVKIRRDLHRHAESGLSEFWTTSYLAEHLAALGCEVHLGEEVMDRSVMMGVPDPETQEARLKAALAQGADPKWLDKMNGLTGVMVDIRPDLPMHSVLRFDIDCVDVCESQDADHKPTAEGFASINANECHACAHDGHATIGLGVAMELMRRRDKLKHNVRLIFEPAEEGSRGARPMVSAGLVKGAKYFLAAHIGVNSTQDHALVCGTQGFLATTKFDVELFGLASHSGSDPHKGHNSLLAAATMLLNLHAIPRHGQGASRITVGMMSGGSGRNVIPDYAKLVCETRGATTEINQYMFDKAKLIIEHAAAMYEQKVKVTIMGSAGNAVSDKKMIDVVKQAAQDVPYFHKDLITEMGQGFGTDDACTFITAIQEQGGFGTYAQIGSKLPAGHHNQRFDFNEDLLQPSVELFCRSTFIMDNMD
- a CDS encoding MFS transporter; translation: MSNASKQGSLIFLSLLCFALADVRDGLGPFLGVYLQEQNWTPDEIGFVMTAGGLAELFCITPLGALADHTRHKRRLIAASVCLIVAGCGLVFVQSGAAAAGFSRLLQSIAAAAIAPALTGITLGMVGQNGLTARLGRNEAWSHAGNASTAVLGGTVGYFFGIPGVFFVMAVMGALALFSLARINPEHIDYAAARGLEPSESPSRERPARNFRLLFVDKGLLAVAVTLFFFHLGNAALLPLLGQSAVARFSVNGAAYTAGTVVLAQATMIVMALWGAKVAQKKGYGWLFLLALLALPIRGCIAGLWESPWNIIPVQMLDGVGAGLLGVATPGIVARLLQGSGHINMGLGMVLTVQGVGASLSNTYGGLFAHHVSYSAAFLALAAAPCVGLAVFIAATRLLPSFAGTLKPTSAGRSE
- a CDS encoding TRAP transporter small permease, with translation MHEFLKRLSIYSSSLCGWLLAVLMVIICFDIIMRTIGHPILGVAELSMIIMLTTVYFGLANCEQVHGHIVVDFLLERVPPKVAKFLSIVCGVLCFGTLVVCTYAMILNTMDSYAGDEAMAGLVPIEIWPIKALITIGLLLYTIQTLNNLLIIMSIIKPQLDTE
- a CDS encoding amidohydrolase family protein, encoding MFDLLLKNVRLEDPINNISGIYDIAIENKKIADIEKEISPSKALQVLYFREELAIPGIIDLHVHLCGNFGNKSGFAMLARSGVCTALNMAGPNSDLLANMHQARGLNIATLEDATPGLNLASNNPSYEDAKNFVSNAMDHGAIGIKILGGHYPLTPEGSEHIIRAARDRSGYAAWHAGTTAHGSNIEGMREVCELVGDQFVHLAHINSYCRGQIRHELEEVMEAQELLESHPSIISESYIAASNGTSFLINESGQLASKNTGVTLNMLGYENSAAGIGQAILDGIAFVFVQYGEETVRITGQEAHRLWVESGTNIGGGFDVNPPMSRIALAVSRRKNGTFSVDCLATDGGSIPRNVLVSQGLALVAGGVISLKDYIQKTSWNPSRCLNLKNKGHLGIGADADISILDFHHQRAFSTIVGGQVCMMDGYVCGNGGTLITTEQGRKNVESFNIPYQCIDLSNGHLPFGSSR
- a CDS encoding GDSL-type esterase/lipase family protein, with protein sequence MHTDSTTFRGTIMNILCIGDSLTYGYGVGRSETWCALASQLTGHEFINKGVNGATTGEMAEQQLYGDEVLVMGGLNNFFMGMPVSVPLADIRSICERAVNLGIRPVVGIPMQISPNVSEAWCEGPIDMDIVRSAYAEFACALLQQCLNDGTEYIDFRPVIGPEYLSFDGIHLNRCGHEHMANAVAAHWNARRK
- a CDS encoding TRAP transporter large permease, translating into MSFMAVGIIASIALLVLLFCGLQMGIDFILVGLVGFTVIIGFDAACSLLGETLYNAVASSTFCVLPLFILMGSFASRGGFARLAYESVHTILARVPGALAIATTFGCAVFGSICGSTIATATIFGHLAYPEMKRYGYDKRFALGAIACSGGFAAMIPPSGMFILFAIFTNQSVGKLFLAGILPGFLSACVFSVYMLLRSKFGKVAPIHPDEYKVTIKNRMQASLKLWPILTLSFIVMGGIYTGIFTSNEAAAVGAMGTLIFGLVNGTLRKKGEITKSLRETARSTAMLFIIIIASMYFSRFLAITRIPTELANFLVTWDVSPNVVFFAVIVVWGILGMLIAQAAVFAMTLPIIFPVLVELGFDPIWICVIAMKLNEIAGVSPPVGINSFALAGATNERVTDVFAGTWPFITCDLVVVVILCFFPQIATFLPYSMLE
- the dctP gene encoding TRAP transporter substrate-binding protein DctP, producing MKLSVGKCLVALLAAAFLSPVYANAATTLTYASNGPEKSVRGYAEKLFLDEIEIQSKGQIKVSAFWSDTLVTGPETLKAISDGVVDMGFINANFYPKALPFSNAIALNVFGPTTGEATVALYQELYRDVPGLRDEFKRHKQIPVYFFATDCNSFASTKRLDDLSQLRGMKARASSRWKLADFEAMGATPVSIAWAECYMALQTGTVETILTSVESQHRGRLYEVAPYLWVWDKMWLATPYIVTINEKKFNKLSKDLQEAVLRAGEVASQKFAKKYNTDLKEEIAAMEAAGTKVNYATEKDYQAWLALPSCKNNINVWMNEAKEAGLSDPEGNFNSISKIVNKYIENEAKK